A window of Chrysiogenia bacterium contains these coding sequences:
- a CDS encoding c-type cytochrome, translating to MALKRSTARNIFIAGSFLCFVGLLALTADFHSVVAERTNEKEGLTEDVLRGKDVWENYNCVNCHGRLGEGAYYAPDLTKAYSRMGPGWIKHMMLDPAVAYWGPEWNQVGRRKMPKLGLSDQEADDVIAFLRFLDGIDTNGWPPPESSTPSTYIQPGTDAWAGKEVFERLQCTLCHPMNGQPALNPMGPDLTFVVSRLPIDWIRTEIRTPQADFAASPMPNFGEELLPNDEIELVIEYLKHTNRALGGKNIAQGGK from the coding sequence TTGGCACTCAAACGAAGTACGGCTCGCAACATCTTTATCGCAGGCAGTTTCCTGTGTTTCGTTGGGTTGCTCGCGCTTACTGCGGATTTCCATAGCGTGGTGGCCGAGCGAACGAACGAAAAAGAGGGACTGACCGAGGATGTTCTCCGGGGCAAGGATGTCTGGGAGAACTACAACTGCGTGAATTGTCACGGTCGCCTGGGTGAGGGTGCCTACTACGCCCCCGACCTGACCAAGGCCTATTCACGCATGGGACCCGGGTGGATCAAGCACATGATGCTCGATCCGGCAGTGGCTTACTGGGGACCGGAATGGAATCAGGTTGGGCGCCGCAAGATGCCCAAGCTGGGGCTCAGCGATCAGGAAGCCGACGACGTCATCGCGTTTCTGCGCTTCCTGGACGGTATCGACACCAATGGGTGGCCGCCGCCGGAATCATCGACGCCTTCGACCTACATCCAGCCGGGCACCGACGCGTGGGCGGGCAAGGAAGTTTTTGAACGGCTTCAGTGCACCCTCTGTCACCCGATGAACGGGCAGCCCGCGCTCAACCCCATGGGGCCGGACCTGACCTTTGTGGTCTCACGCCTGCCGATTGACTGGATTCGTACGGAAATCCGTACACCGCAGGCCGATTTCGCGGCATCGCCGATGCCCAACTTCGGAGAAGAGCTTCTTCCGAACGATGAGATCGAACTCGTGATCGAATACCTCAAGCATACGAACCGGGCCCTTGGCGGCAAAAATATCGCCCAGGGCGGGAAGTAG
- a CDS encoding cbb3-type cytochrome c oxidase subunit I, with protein sequence MSEQANTLDTRTVVRWHFIVAILLFQLQVVFGLLSVAHYVFGDFFYNHLFDFHVTRTYHTNLLIVWLIIGFMGATYHLIADEGQTEVKWPKLALINLGLFVAGGVAGLIGYLFRYWQGREFVELPPYLDVAVVAVVGIFLANVIATFMAGKRRTGVQIVMLIGFVLTGALYIPANLHFDNEALQSYYWWWTVHLWVEGVWELIMGSMLAFLMIKMTGVDREIIEKWLYVVISFTLFTGVLGIGHHYYWIGTPRYWLVVGGLFSAMEPLAFLGMVLYAVYAKNRATAEHPNKMAMLWAISCTIMATIGVLHGMAQTLPVVNQYTHGTHVTASHGHLAFYGAYAMINLAFFTYMLPISNKVEMEDWNQGLNKFSFYAMLIGMLGITTASAIAGITQTVFERLLGRPYPLVQEMETIVTAYQLWMFFGFVFLAGSVAFAVNFFKPGLKFLEEDEALNLGTAEGTSGA encoded by the coding sequence ATGAGTGAGCAAGCAAACACGCTGGACACGCGAACCGTAGTCAGATGGCACTTCATCGTCGCCATTCTGCTGTTCCAGCTCCAAGTGGTATTCGGACTGCTCTCCGTCGCGCACTACGTGTTCGGAGACTTCTTCTACAATCACCTTTTCGATTTTCATGTCACCCGCACCTACCACACCAATCTGCTGATTGTGTGGCTGATCATCGGGTTCATGGGCGCGACCTATCACCTGATCGCCGATGAGGGGCAGACCGAGGTCAAGTGGCCCAAGCTGGCCCTGATCAATCTGGGTCTGTTTGTCGCCGGCGGCGTCGCGGGCCTGATCGGGTACCTCTTCCGTTACTGGCAGGGCAGGGAATTCGTGGAATTGCCGCCTTATCTGGACGTGGCCGTTGTCGCGGTGGTCGGTATCTTCCTGGCCAATGTGATTGCGACGTTCATGGCGGGAAAACGGCGCACGGGCGTCCAGATCGTCATGCTGATCGGCTTCGTGCTGACCGGCGCGCTCTACATCCCGGCGAACCTGCACTTCGACAACGAGGCGCTCCAGAGCTACTACTGGTGGTGGACCGTGCATCTTTGGGTCGAGGGCGTCTGGGAGCTCATCATGGGCTCGATGCTCGCCTTCCTGATGATCAAGATGACGGGCGTGGACCGCGAGATCATCGAGAAATGGCTCTACGTGGTGATTTCCTTCACCCTGTTTACGGGCGTTCTGGGAATCGGTCACCACTACTACTGGATCGGCACCCCGCGCTACTGGCTGGTTGTGGGCGGTCTGTTCAGCGCCATGGAGCCGCTGGCCTTCCTGGGCATGGTTCTCTACGCAGTGTATGCAAAGAACCGTGCCACGGCCGAGCATCCCAACAAGATGGCGATGCTCTGGGCGATCAGTTGCACGATCATGGCGACGATCGGCGTGCTTCACGGCATGGCGCAGACCCTGCCGGTGGTCAATCAGTATACCCACGGCACGCACGTTACCGCTTCCCATGGCCATCTGGCTTTCTATGGCGCCTACGCCATGATCAACCTGGCCTTCTTCACCTACATGCTTCCCATCTCCAACAAGGTGGAAATGGAAGACTGGAACCAGGGGCTCAACAAGTTCAGCTTCTACGCCATGCTGATTGGAATGCTGGGCATCACGACTGCCAGTGCGATTGCGGGCATCACGCAGACCGTCTTTGAGAGACTGCTGGGCCGGCCCTATCCGCTGGTTCAGGAGATGGAGACAATCGTCACGGCCTACCAGCTCTGGATGTTCTTCGGATTCGTTTTCCTGGCTGGATCGGTGGCCTTTGCAGTGAATTTTTTCAAGCCGGGCCTGAAATTCCTCGAGGAAGATGAAGCCCTCAACCTGGGAACTGCGGAAGGAACGAGCGGTGCCTGA
- a CDS encoding hemerythrin domain-containing protein, whose protein sequence is MSADNRKNSDPLRRDPKLALQLELLRTGAGSTRERAQLAADAREFLASLPLELAILAEDELISAGYDPEELRHLCSTEMASTASTDAEVRAKLPPGHLLSELYAEHDLILGNVDDLDQANTLIQASDDFDEVALMASQLQVVAENLLASAPHHRREEEILFPVAERHGLIGPTAAMSAEHVGLDYRKMRLHALCARAASMAFADFKKQLNATARMLSLEIRDHIFKENNILYPATFRLIESDELWQQMVKSSEEIGICDFWPRASVSAATKN, encoded by the coding sequence ATGAGCGCAGACAATCGAAAGAACTCTGATCCGCTGCGCCGGGACCCGAAGCTCGCGCTCCAGCTCGAGCTCCTGCGCACTGGCGCCGGCAGCACCCGGGAACGGGCACAGCTCGCCGCCGACGCGCGCGAGTTCCTCGCATCGCTTCCTCTGGAACTGGCAATTCTGGCCGAAGACGAGCTCATCAGCGCTGGCTACGACCCCGAAGAGCTTCGCCACCTGTGCAGCACCGAGATGGCGAGCACCGCCAGCACCGATGCAGAGGTTCGCGCGAAGCTCCCTCCCGGGCACCTGCTGAGCGAGCTCTATGCAGAGCACGACCTCATTCTGGGAAACGTGGACGATCTCGATCAGGCCAACACACTGATCCAGGCATCGGACGACTTCGACGAAGTCGCCCTGATGGCCTCCCAACTCCAGGTGGTGGCAGAGAATCTGCTGGCTTCGGCACCCCATCACCGCCGCGAGGAAGAGATCCTCTTCCCCGTCGCCGAGCGGCATGGGCTCATCGGCCCCACCGCGGCAATGAGCGCCGAACACGTGGGGCTCGACTACCGGAAGATGCGCCTGCACGCCCTGTGTGCGCGGGCAGCCAGCATGGCCTTCGCGGATTTCAAGAAACAGCTCAACGCCACGGCTCGCATGTTGAGCCTGGAGATTCGTGACCATATATTCAAGGAAAACAACATTCTCTATCCGGCGACGTTCAGGCTCATCGAATCCGATGAACTCTGGCAGCAAATGGTCAAGTCGAGCGAGGAAATCGGTATCTGCGATTTCTGGCCGCGTGCAAGCGTAAGCGCGGCAACGAAAAACTAG
- a CDS encoding YwiC-like family protein, whose protein sequence is MNASQHVSWVRKSVLPTIPRQHGAWSALIACFVLGTLVARAPAPESALVFGAMVSLLCIREGIVLSIRAKSDAERQTQLRAGTAFWCGALALMTAGLWNRDVIDALFLPAVAGGILFVVSLLWFARRRKDEMSLPGELLGMAGLSLAAPAAEAVASGGISERSLGLWVLSLVFFETSVFHVRHVVRHHRACMGPLATRIQAGMPSVAAHLVGLAVLAILAATSHLPRLAPLVFVPVLLKALWTIAARESRPVRIKRIGLMELAHTIVFVGLCSGLYMTYPPEGWSGF, encoded by the coding sequence GTGAATGCCAGCCAACACGTTTCATGGGTCAGAAAATCGGTTCTGCCCACGATTCCGCGCCAGCACGGCGCGTGGAGCGCGTTGATCGCCTGTTTTGTGCTGGGGACTCTTGTCGCGCGGGCTCCTGCCCCCGAGAGTGCCCTCGTGTTCGGGGCCATGGTTTCTCTGCTCTGCATTCGTGAGGGCATCGTCCTCTCGATTCGCGCAAAAAGTGATGCGGAGCGGCAAACGCAGTTGCGTGCCGGCACCGCATTCTGGTGCGGCGCCCTTGCGCTCATGACCGCTGGCCTGTGGAATCGTGACGTCATCGATGCGTTGTTCCTCCCGGCAGTCGCCGGTGGGATTCTTTTCGTGGTCTCCCTGCTCTGGTTCGCGCGCCGCCGCAAGGATGAAATGAGCCTGCCCGGCGAGCTGCTGGGAATGGCAGGGCTGAGCCTCGCGGCCCCGGCCGCAGAAGCGGTTGCTTCGGGCGGTATCTCCGAGCGCTCGCTCGGCCTGTGGGTTCTCTCTCTCGTGTTCTTTGAGACCAGCGTCTTCCACGTCCGCCACGTGGTCCGCCATCATCGAGCCTGCATGGGCCCGCTTGCGACGCGCATCCAGGCGGGAATGCCCTCGGTTGCGGCACATCTTGTGGGCCTGGCCGTACTGGCGATACTCGCCGCCACTTCGCATTTGCCGCGTCTGGCACCGCTGGTCTTTGTTCCCGTTCTGCTCAAAGCCCTGTGGACCATTGCCGCGCGCGAGTCCCGGCCCGTGCGAATCAAGCGAATCGGGCTGATGGAACTCGCCCATACAATTGTTTTTGTTGGCCTGTGTTCAGGCCTTTACATGACCTACCCGCCCGAGGGGTGGAGTGGATTCTGA